In one window of Candidatus Scalindua sp. DNA:
- a CDS encoding DUF481 domain-containing protein — translation MNSSLFRFLIFIILFLSPISLSAEIITLQNGDTLHAIVTKRTDKELYIKHTNLGSFTILWEHIASINYEGKTAPGEKVTAIPHVDKGLFYSRLFRNWKRSLEVGLNGAVGVSNNSKFRSLYEMRYKDHKRRWHFSMFYLLTEENSEVEENRLTANLIRDWLLPNSKWFYFSKFGYDWDRFKDWDYRTRSSAGLGYEFIKKDNLKLLSRFGPSTYHTEGDENDTTVIEADLGVEMMWKIRDKHTLGFTNDFYPSLSNKGEYRNVTTLDWKFDLNHYRNMGVKFGLYNELDSSEDERYDFKYSISLVLGL, via the coding sequence ATGAACAGCTCTTTATTTCGATTCCTTATTTTCATCATACTGTTTTTGAGTCCAATCTCATTATCAGCGGAAATAATTACCCTTCAAAATGGCGACACGTTACACGCCATTGTTACAAAGCGAACCGATAAAGAGTTATATATTAAACACACAAATCTTGGCTCCTTTACCATTCTATGGGAACACATCGCTTCAATCAATTACGAGGGTAAAACAGCACCTGGTGAAAAGGTTACCGCTATCCCCCATGTTGATAAAGGTCTTTTCTATTCAAGACTCTTTCGTAACTGGAAACGTTCCCTTGAAGTCGGCCTCAACGGGGCGGTCGGTGTCTCGAATAATTCGAAGTTTCGTTCATTGTACGAAATGAGATACAAGGATCATAAAAGGCGCTGGCATTTTTCCATGTTTTACCTTCTGACAGAGGAGAATAGCGAGGTCGAAGAAAATCGTTTAACTGCCAACCTGATTCGAGACTGGCTCCTTCCAAATTCGAAATGGTTCTATTTTTCCAAATTCGGTTACGACTGGGATCGATTCAAGGATTGGGATTATCGTACAAGATCTTCAGCCGGGCTCGGTTATGAATTTATAAAAAAAGACAATTTGAAGCTCCTCAGCAGGTTCGGACCAAGCACGTACCATACTGAAGGCGATGAGAATGATACAACGGTTATTGAAGCGGACCTGGGTGTTGAAATGATGTGGAAAATCCGGGATAAACATACGCTTGGGTTCACTAACGATTTCTACCCAAGCCTATCAAACAAGGGTGAGTACCGTAACGTGACTACGCTCGATTGGAAGTTTGATTTAAATCACTACCGTAACATGGGCGTAAAATTTGGCTTATACAACGAACTTGATTCATCCGAAGATGAACGATACGATTTCAAGTACAGTATTTCTCTGGTCCTGGGTCTGTAA
- a CDS encoding mechanosensitive ion channel, whose translation MNSKKVAIYTSYDGFRIKSGKRRSEYTSNQALVFRKIKNQIGFSIVTALLISVMHIVMCEIGNCNQTSTVENLTEKQAETIKYINKILENHETYLIRQGSELGILRGKLNKLEASRKALPADKTGGAALDFNSELNGIIKERVNTLKETIKVRVEIVKEANTYKRVLKILSSLAERKNRLQDESARQPASQFESILKEVALAKTRLEVIRTAVKEMEISLAASETTLDSAKLKSEDEKKRLGKKLESLVAQTAQTEDEVKQIENNRQLLKNKIKLIDEKTEFLRNQNTLARLRLQTAQIQENNIQSEIDINTQIAAILSQRFKEEEATSKRAKEERARIAEEERNKRTEEEKVKIEREKELALKKADAALQKQIEEISPEKKRVLEVEADVHKQEGIIATIKDELINEDTERYKDRTELKMVSDAIEKMLGGENTSSEIDEELQIIETHLKRASGKVETIQGFLVAVEKQRAIINESLENVRATLSSTTPGQKSSIEKEAEGFSDKVQAEKLVKFADLRLKLIEEQAELIQTKIERLNERLEINKILYEKLMRSKKEFSQIRAANVWARRENTISRDTFQSVLSDIRSLKNKSVGFFNVSIQNVKKIRLFLSDTGNMREVVKKLSIITAVILLSYFMRSYLKRWAREKKEKFITITPQTFFTFKLVPGLLQIMLDTLTVSLLFVISLSISITVPSRAPLLLSAMYGFAIFSVYKLLKGFVEESFSPYGGKRWAKIPYFSAKLLFRDLNILLIFSAVSLTLLSVLSAHQYAKKDVMELIWFVYRIVSLFLIILIAAKQRSYLLRLLPYPGSALGKIINKIINLIYPLLIGFVISLFALRSLGFVLLTYALIWTLIKTISVVIIFYIAHVYLLKLLLHSQKNRLKECRLLEIKEMETEERGINVRFRVYQKILHYGTVTLSVVMVLGILNDTFKDVVSSPAAPVMFLEVYESVLYVLVSIKNSLTYKFGLAEGRYTTPFKMLFGILVLAFAFVLARYLKGVLQTRFYDKSTLELGVQQSISAGVKYSIIGIAAIIGLNVAGIPLQSLTIFAGAFGIGVGFGMQNIINNLVSGIIILFERPIKIGDVINIQGDIGGTVENISIRSTTIKTFDRTTAVVPNSKFLEGSVINWVHGGDMLLRAKIIVGVAYGSNTELVHECLLKVSHSHPDVEKDPEPVVRFAEFGDSSLNFQLYVWAHISKRWMVISDLHFAIDKIFRENGIEIAFPQRDLHIRSAIPMKTEFTR comes from the coding sequence ATGAATAGTAAAAAAGTGGCAATATACACATCTTATGATGGTTTTCGGATAAAATCCGGGAAAAGACGGAGTGAGTATACCAGCAATCAGGCTCTGGTTTTTAGAAAAATCAAAAACCAAATCGGTTTCAGTATAGTTACTGCTCTGTTAATTTCCGTGATGCACATTGTAATGTGTGAAATCGGGAATTGCAACCAAACTTCTACGGTCGAGAATTTAACGGAAAAACAGGCTGAAACCATAAAATATATAAATAAGATCCTTGAAAATCATGAAACGTATCTGATTCGTCAGGGATCAGAGTTAGGCATCCTCAGGGGGAAATTAAATAAGCTTGAAGCTTCACGTAAGGCATTACCTGCTGATAAGACAGGTGGAGCAGCCCTCGATTTCAATTCGGAGCTTAACGGTATTATTAAAGAGAGGGTAAACACCTTAAAAGAGACGATAAAAGTCAGAGTGGAGATTGTTAAAGAGGCGAACACCTATAAGAGGGTTCTCAAAATCCTGTCGTCTCTGGCAGAAAGGAAAAACAGGCTGCAGGATGAATCCGCCCGACAGCCGGCATCCCAATTCGAAAGTATTCTCAAAGAAGTGGCACTTGCCAAGACACGTCTTGAAGTAATCCGGACTGCCGTGAAAGAGATGGAAATCTCCCTCGCGGCCTCAGAAACAACCCTTGATTCAGCAAAATTAAAATCTGAAGACGAGAAAAAGAGACTCGGGAAGAAGCTGGAATCGCTCGTCGCCCAGACAGCACAGACAGAGGACGAAGTGAAACAGATTGAGAATAACAGGCAGCTCCTTAAGAATAAGATTAAACTGATTGATGAAAAAACAGAATTTCTCAGAAACCAGAACACTCTTGCGAGACTCCGCCTGCAAACTGCCCAGATTCAAGAGAATAATATCCAGTCAGAAATTGATATCAATACGCAAATTGCCGCTATTTTGTCTCAAAGGTTCAAGGAGGAGGAGGCAACCAGTAAGAGAGCGAAAGAAGAGAGAGCGAGAATAGCGGAAGAGGAGAGAAACAAAAGAACAGAGGAGGAAAAGGTAAAGATTGAACGAGAGAAGGAGCTGGCATTAAAAAAAGCGGATGCAGCCCTGCAGAAACAGATCGAGGAGATATCGCCGGAAAAGAAAAGGGTCTTGGAGGTTGAAGCTGATGTTCACAAACAAGAGGGAATTATCGCAACGATAAAGGATGAATTAATCAACGAAGACACGGAAAGGTACAAAGACCGTACCGAGCTTAAAATGGTATCAGATGCGATCGAAAAGATGCTTGGCGGTGAAAATACCTCCAGTGAAATCGATGAAGAGCTGCAAATCATTGAAACCCACTTAAAAAGAGCGTCCGGCAAGGTAGAGACCATTCAGGGGTTTCTGGTTGCTGTCGAAAAGCAGAGAGCCATCATAAATGAAAGTTTGGAAAATGTACGTGCAACTCTGTCGTCAACCACACCCGGGCAGAAATCAAGTATAGAAAAAGAGGCGGAGGGCTTTTCAGACAAGGTACAGGCGGAAAAACTCGTAAAGTTTGCAGATTTGCGGTTGAAACTTATCGAAGAACAGGCTGAGCTTATACAGACCAAAATAGAAAGGCTGAATGAACGGCTGGAAATAAACAAGATTCTATACGAGAAATTGATGCGGTCCAAAAAAGAATTTTCACAGATACGGGCTGCAAATGTCTGGGCAAGGCGTGAGAATACGATTTCAAGAGATACCTTCCAGTCAGTACTCTCTGATATAAGGAGTCTAAAAAACAAGTCGGTTGGTTTCTTTAACGTATCAATCCAGAATGTAAAAAAAATCCGTCTCTTTCTTTCAGACACGGGGAATATGCGGGAAGTTGTTAAAAAACTCTCTATTATCACAGCCGTTATCCTGCTTTCATATTTTATGAGAAGTTATCTGAAGAGGTGGGCAAGAGAGAAGAAAGAGAAGTTCATAACGATTACCCCTCAGACTTTTTTCACCTTCAAGCTCGTACCGGGACTCCTGCAGATCATGCTTGATACCTTGACGGTATCTCTCCTGTTTGTTATCTCTTTGTCAATATCTATTACTGTACCATCCAGGGCACCCCTACTCCTGTCCGCCATGTATGGATTTGCTATCTTCTCGGTTTATAAACTTCTTAAAGGCTTTGTTGAAGAGTCTTTCAGTCCCTATGGCGGAAAGCGGTGGGCCAAAATTCCCTATTTTTCTGCCAAGCTGTTGTTCCGGGATTTAAACATACTTCTCATCTTTTCCGCTGTTTCTCTTACATTACTGTCAGTCCTGTCCGCTCACCAGTATGCTAAAAAAGATGTCATGGAGCTGATATGGTTTGTGTACCGAATCGTTTCGCTGTTTCTCATCATCCTCATTGCCGCCAAACAGAGATCATATCTGCTCAGGTTATTACCCTATCCGGGGAGTGCTCTCGGCAAGATTATTAATAAAATCATTAACCTCATTTACCCATTGCTTATAGGCTTTGTTATCTCGCTCTTTGCCTTACGAAGCCTTGGATTCGTCTTATTGACTTATGCGCTGATATGGACCCTGATAAAAACAATATCGGTAGTAATCATTTTCTACATAGCACATGTGTATCTCTTGAAGCTGCTTCTGCATTCACAGAAAAACCGGTTAAAGGAGTGCAGGCTGCTGGAAATAAAAGAGATGGAAACTGAAGAACGGGGAATAAATGTCAGGTTCAGGGTGTACCAGAAAATTTTACACTATGGGACGGTAACCCTGTCAGTAGTTATGGTACTCGGGATATTGAATGATACCTTTAAAGATGTAGTCAGCTCTCCTGCCGCACCAGTGATGTTTCTTGAGGTGTATGAAAGTGTTTTGTATGTGCTTGTTTCAATAAAGAACAGTTTGACCTATAAATTTGGCCTTGCTGAGGGAAGATATACCACACCCTTTAAGATGCTGTTTGGTATCCTGGTCCTGGCGTTTGCGTTCGTACTTGCAAGGTATTTGAAAGGAGTCCTGCAGACACGATTTTATGATAAGTCTACGTTGGAACTGGGGGTTCAACAATCTATTTCGGCCGGGGTTAAATATTCCATAATCGGAATTGCCGCTATCATAGGATTAAATGTTGCAGGTATCCCTTTACAGAGCCTCACAATTTTCGCCGGTGCCTTTGGTATTGGTGTAGGTTTCGGGATGCAGAATATCATCAACAATCTGGTAAGCGGAATTATCATTCTTTTTGAGAGGCCGATTAAGATTGGAGATGTAATAAATATTCAAGGGGATATCGGTGGTACAGTAGAAAATATCAGTATCCGAAGCACCACGATAAAGACCTTTGACAGGACAACGGCAGTTGTGCCTAACTCCAAGTTCCTGGAGGGAAGCGTAATCAATTGGGTACATGGAGGAGATATGCTTCTGAGGGCAAAAATAATTGTTGGTGTGGCTTATGGCTCAAATACCGAACTTGTCCATGAGTGTCTGTTAAAAGTCTCCCATTCACATCCTGATGTGGAGAAAGATCCTGAACCGGTTGTACGCTTTGCAGAGTTTGGGGACAGTTCCTTGAATTTTCAATTATATGTCTGGGCCCACATAAGCAAACGATGGATGGTGATCAGCGATTTGCACTTTGCAATAGACAAGATTTTTAGAGAAAACGGAATTGAGATTGCCTTTCCGCAGAGAGATCTGCACATTCGCTCTGCGATACCAATGAAGACAGAGTTCACCAGGTAA
- a CDS encoding ankyrin repeat domain-containing protein — MNSQLRKPSGKRGVFRGEIMSFVEIAQTGNIDQLKRLIAKGVDVNDRDEYGNTALHKAVQMGPKALIKFLVANGADVNARNKKNEVPLHLITEGPLDILKMAKLLLSAGADVNASDAQEKTPLHWAVERNYYDMVKVLVKKGAGVNVKDKSGDAPLHQAAQGGNKAIAKFLIKKGADINLQNNNGKAPIENAVHNKHKRLIKLFIAYGVDINTKFKDGQTMLHLAAQENMSRIVKLLISRGADVQGQDKNGKTPLHIAAYEGHESMIKLLLNRGADINAEDEQGNTPLYFVIKQGNYDIMKLLIIKGADINHRNKSGETPLHWSVDCGTKDQQKLIKVLLKYKVHINVKDVNGETPLYWANQRGHNDIVKILERSGAKE; from the coding sequence ATGAATAGTCAGTTACGGAAGCCTTCCGGAAAAAGAGGAGTTTTTAGAGGAGAAATCATGTCCTTTGTTGAAATAGCTCAGACAGGGAATATCGATCAATTAAAAAGACTTATTGCCAAAGGGGTCGATGTCAATGACAGAGACGAATACGGTAATACGGCTTTACATAAAGCCGTTCAAATGGGCCCTAAAGCATTGATTAAATTCCTTGTAGCAAATGGTGCTGATGTAAATGCGCGAAATAAAAAGAATGAAGTACCCTTACACCTTATTACAGAAGGGCCCCTGGACATCCTTAAGATGGCAAAATTATTACTATCTGCAGGTGCGGATGTGAATGCCAGTGATGCACAGGAAAAAACACCATTACACTGGGCAGTTGAACGGAATTACTACGACATGGTTAAGGTGCTCGTGAAAAAAGGAGCTGGGGTAAATGTAAAGGACAAAAGTGGTGATGCACCCCTGCATCAAGCAGCTCAAGGGGGTAATAAGGCCATAGCCAAGTTTCTCATTAAAAAGGGAGCTGATATCAATTTACAGAATAATAATGGCAAGGCCCCGATAGAGAATGCTGTTCATAATAAACATAAGCGTTTGATCAAATTGTTTATTGCATATGGTGTAGATATAAATACCAAATTTAAGGATGGACAAACAATGCTCCATCTGGCTGCTCAGGAAAATATGTCAAGGATTGTTAAACTCCTTATTTCCAGAGGAGCTGATGTTCAAGGGCAGGATAAAAACGGCAAGACCCCTTTGCATATAGCGGCTTACGAGGGACATGAGAGTATGATCAAATTGCTGTTGAACAGAGGGGCGGACATTAATGCGGAGGATGAACAGGGCAACACCCCTTTATATTTCGTGATCAAGCAGGGGAATTATGACATAATGAAATTACTCATTATTAAGGGCGCGGACATAAACCACAGAAACAAGAGCGGCGAAACACCATTACACTGGTCGGTTGATTGTGGGACAAAGGATCAACAAAAATTGATAAAGGTGCTTTTAAAGTATAAAGTTCATATTAACGTAAAAGATGTGAATGGCGAAACACCTCTCTACTGGGCAAACCAGAGAGGCCATAACGACATTGTTAAAATACTCGAGAGATCAGGAGCTAAAGAGTAG